A single window of Natronogracilivirga saccharolytica DNA harbors:
- a CDS encoding transposase codes for MKKSKHSETQILNMLSENEKGRKVSDLCREHGISQAA; via the coding sequence ATGAAAAAGTCAAAACACAGCGAAACTCAGATACTCAACATGCTCTCTGAGAACGAGAAAGGCCGCAAGGTCTCGGATTTGTGCCGTGAGCATGGGATCAGCCAGGCGGCC